In a genomic window of Prochlorococcus marinus subsp. marinus str. CCMP1375:
- a CDS encoding apolipoprotein N-acyltransferase, whose protein sequence is MLALSRSKYFAFLTGTVGGLLAGVGLSQGGVVFIWISTACLWASMAFPSAVFLWGLFAILLSYRWLLYLHPLTWIGVPIAFSLPIAILIWFSCGLLGGLLVALWSLIGQIPFFQRRLNSSTKDQLLYVIALSLIWGLVEVGLAKSPFFWFGLGDSLLPYDRWLAGLARWFGSGGLAALQLILGWWVWKIIFAFKKGSPWLGLFALGVCSLLLAHCIGWILLADNEFTSSKRIALWQTNIPTRQKFTLRELKRLPISLQDALEEADNLGADWMVAPEGTLSAGQNLLAPSPLPLLSGGFRRVKNKQMSSLLVFNEGSTSYSSAIDKHRLVPLGEWLPSLPGVNWNGLSFVGGVDPGDASRFFDWDGGPLAVAICYELSDGNNLAKAIFDGAEWILAIANLDPYPISLQRQFLALAQLRSIESARNLISVANTGPTSMILSSGKIKSIIEPFNEGVGVIDINVSQKISGYVRWGEIPLISSLLIVLCFIARLKGKA, encoded by the coding sequence ATGCTAGCTCTAAGTCGTTCTAAATATTTTGCCTTTTTAACTGGAACAGTTGGAGGTTTGCTTGCAGGGGTAGGCCTTTCTCAAGGTGGAGTTGTTTTTATATGGATTTCTACAGCATGCCTTTGGGCTTCTATGGCATTCCCTTCGGCAGTTTTCCTTTGGGGTTTGTTTGCAATTCTTCTCAGTTATAGATGGCTGTTATATCTTCACCCTTTGACTTGGATTGGTGTCCCTATAGCTTTTAGTCTACCAATAGCAATTTTGATTTGGTTTTCTTGTGGATTGCTTGGAGGGTTGTTAGTAGCTCTTTGGAGTTTGATTGGGCAAATCCCTTTTTTTCAAAGGCGCCTCAATAGCTCTACAAAGGATCAGCTCTTATATGTGATTGCGCTTTCTTTGATATGGGGTCTTGTTGAAGTAGGTCTTGCTAAAAGCCCTTTTTTTTGGTTTGGTCTTGGCGATAGTCTATTGCCTTATGATAGATGGCTGGCTGGCTTAGCAAGATGGTTTGGCTCAGGAGGCTTGGCTGCACTTCAATTAATTCTTGGCTGGTGGGTATGGAAAATCATATTTGCTTTTAAAAAAGGATCACCATGGTTGGGATTATTTGCTTTAGGAGTTTGCTCTCTTCTATTGGCTCATTGCATTGGATGGATTCTCTTAGCTGATAATGAATTCACTTCTTCTAAACGTATAGCACTCTGGCAAACAAATATTCCTACAAGACAGAAATTCACTTTGAGAGAATTAAAGAGACTGCCTATTTCTCTCCAGGATGCTTTAGAAGAAGCTGATAATTTGGGAGCAGATTGGATGGTTGCTCCTGAGGGGACACTGTCAGCAGGACAGAATCTTCTTGCACCATCTCCTTTGCCATTACTTTCAGGGGGCTTTAGAAGGGTTAAAAACAAGCAAATGAGCTCTTTGCTTGTTTTTAATGAAGGTAGTACTAGTTATTCTTCTGCAATAGATAAGCATCGATTAGTTCCTTTAGGAGAATGGCTCCCATCGTTACCTGGTGTTAATTGGAATGGATTGTCTTTTGTTGGTGGAGTTGATCCAGGGGATGCGTCTAGATTCTTTGATTGGGATGGAGGCCCTTTGGCAGTGGCGATTTGTTATGAATTAAGTGATGGTAATAATTTGGCTAAAGCAATTTTTGATGGAGCGGAATGGATTCTGGCTATAGCAAACCTTGATCCTTATCCGATTTCTCTGCAAAGGCAGTTTCTTGCTTTAGCACAATTGAGAAGTATTGAATCTGCTCGAAATTTAATTAGTGTTGCGAATACAGGCCCAACTTCTATGATTTTGAGCTCTGGGAAAATCAAATCCATCATTGAGCCTTTCAATGAAGGTGTAGGTGTTATAGATATTAACGTCTCTCAAAAAATTAGTGGATACGTCCGTTGGGGAGAGATCCCTTTGATCTCAAGCCTTTTAATTGTTTTATGTTTCATTGCTCGTTTAAAGGGGAAGGCTTAA
- a CDS encoding bifunctional ADP-dependent NAD(P)H-hydrate dehydratase/NAD(P)H-hydrate epimerase, giving the protein MSWPKSDADHLIVSSSQMKEIEQKLFSYGMTEEALMEKVGLSMKDFLISNFNLLESGVVVLVGPGHNGGDGLVVARELFLDGVDVSLWCPFPIKRSLTKSHLSYCISIGITQLQSEPDVTGNCFWIEAFFGLGQTKPLPKEIGNLFKKREKFTPGKLISLDVPAGICSDTGKTFDTCAARAISTLTVGLIKVGLLQDMALPYVGSLKRIDIGIPSGVLNLLPKDVPLKISSNDIISLKAPQIECNASKYERGRLAVIAGSKKYRGAALLTLQGAIASGTGSVQAFLPKSISKYAWIKVPEVVFEEESNEEIELIKCLKKIKFDRIESLVVGPGIGLSIEKWEDSALILEEFLGLLVLDADALNRISCSQQGWEWFRKRKGPTWITPNPNEFCRLFPEIDISSPINAASLAARISGVGVLLKGANTVIAVPNGPIWQLTNTSSFVARAGLGDVLAGFVGGIGALGMISEGSFDHGLLAVAALIHSYAASECEEGTNAAFVSKKLGKLFKAIQMKKVQFDT; this is encoded by the coding sequence TTGAGCTGGCCTAAATCTGATGCTGACCATTTAATTGTCTCATCTTCACAGATGAAAGAGATAGAGCAAAAGCTTTTTTCGTATGGGATGACCGAAGAAGCATTAATGGAGAAGGTTGGATTATCAATGAAAGATTTTCTGATAAGCAATTTTAATCTTTTAGAAAGTGGTGTTGTTGTTTTAGTTGGTCCTGGGCATAACGGTGGTGATGGTCTTGTAGTAGCAAGAGAACTTTTCTTGGATGGTGTTGATGTCTCTTTATGGTGCCCATTCCCAATAAAGAGGTCATTAACTAAGAGCCATTTGTCTTATTGCATATCTATTGGTATTACGCAGTTGCAAAGCGAACCAGATGTTACTGGAAATTGCTTTTGGATTGAGGCTTTTTTTGGCTTAGGACAAACTAAGCCTTTACCTAAAGAAATAGGAAATCTGTTTAAAAAAAGAGAGAAATTTACCCCTGGCAAATTAATAAGCTTGGATGTGCCAGCTGGAATTTGTTCAGATACAGGTAAAACTTTTGATACTTGTGCAGCCAGAGCTATTTCTACTTTGACTGTTGGCTTAATTAAAGTTGGCTTGCTTCAAGATATGGCTTTGCCTTATGTGGGAAGTCTCAAAAGAATTGATATTGGAATCCCATCCGGGGTTTTAAATTTGCTGCCTAAAGATGTTCCTCTGAAAATTTCGTCAAATGACATTATTTCATTGAAAGCTCCTCAAATAGAATGCAATGCAAGCAAGTATGAACGTGGAAGACTGGCAGTTATTGCTGGTAGCAAGAAGTATCGAGGAGCTGCTTTGTTGACATTGCAGGGTGCTATTGCAAGTGGTACTGGAAGTGTGCAGGCCTTTTTACCAAAAAGCATTTCGAAGTATGCTTGGATAAAAGTTCCTGAAGTTGTTTTTGAAGAAGAAAGCAATGAAGAAATTGAATTAATTAAATGTCTTAAAAAGATTAAGTTTGATCGAATTGAATCTTTGGTAGTTGGCCCTGGTATAGGTTTGTCTATAGAAAAATGGGAGGATTCAGCATTAATTCTTGAAGAGTTTTTAGGCCTTTTGGTATTAGATGCTGACGCTTTAAATAGGATTTCTTGCTCACAACAGGGTTGGGAATGGTTTCGCAAGCGTAAAGGGCCTACTTGGATCACTCCAAATCCGAATGAATTTTGCCGGCTTTTCCCTGAAATTGACATTTCTTCTCCCATTAATGCGGCGTCTTTAGCAGCGCGTATAAGTGGCGTAGGAGTTTTGCTTAAAGGTGCTAACACTGTTATTGCAGTCCCTAATGGCCCGATTTGGCAATTGACTAATACATCCTCTTTTGTTGCTCGTGCTGGCTTGGGTGATGTATTAGCAGGTTTTGTTGGAGGTATTGGAGCTTTGGGGATGATTTCTGAAGGAAGTTTTGATCATGGTCTATTAGCAGTTGCTGCTCTGATACATTCTTATGCCGCTAGTGAATGTGAAGAAGGCACTAATGCAGCATTTGTTTCTAAAAAATTGGGAAAACTCTTCAAGGCCATCCAAATGAAAAAGGTTCAATTTGATACATAA
- a CDS encoding hydantoin utilization protein A: MLISILTGFAAGAVHVVGGADHLIAMAPSAFRKPKLALRNGLAWGLGHSTGVLILSAVAILVKDFAQIERMSSFAELSVGVFLLVVGFLTIRTSLGLNIHTHDHHHGSGNKHKHFHLHFRGSRKHSRHSHASTSLGLLHGLAGASHLLAVIPALALPPFGASLYLFFYLLGSIVAMGAVVSAMSLATLRAGKNNLPIIFRFTGLLSILTGFFWIHKTSSYIF, translated from the coding sequence ATGTTAATTAGTATCTTGACTGGCTTTGCTGCTGGAGCAGTTCATGTTGTGGGAGGTGCCGATCATTTGATTGCAATGGCACCAAGTGCTTTTCGAAAGCCCAAATTGGCTTTGAGAAATGGTTTAGCTTGGGGATTAGGTCATTCGACGGGGGTTCTTATTTTGTCAGCGGTGGCGATATTGGTTAAAGACTTTGCTCAAATTGAACGCATGTCTAGTTTTGCTGAATTAAGTGTGGGAGTTTTTCTTTTAGTGGTGGGATTCCTTACTATAAGAACTTCTTTAGGCCTTAATATTCATACTCATGACCATCATCATGGTTCGGGGAATAAGCATAAACATTTTCATTTACATTTCAGAGGAAGTAGAAAACATTCTCGGCATTCTCATGCTTCCACAAGTTTAGGGTTACTTCATGGTTTGGCTGGAGCAAGTCATCTTCTTGCCGTAATCCCTGCGTTAGCTCTTCCTCCTTTTGGAGCATCCCTATATTTGTTTTTTTACCTTTTAGGTTCGATTGTTGCTATGGGAGCAGTTGTTTCTGCAATGTCTTTAGCAACATTGAGAGCAGGTAAAAATAATCTACCTATAATTTTCAGATTCACAGGGTTGCTTTCTATCCTTACAGGCTTTTTCTGGATTCATAAAACTTCTAGTTATATTTTTTGA
- a CDS encoding FKBP-type peptidyl-prolyl cis-trans isomerase, with translation MKEIFISFSIFLACVIVAVTSQIISPSIVTAETNFTSALNTEAGSLKTEPAIQNPMELDPDDPNPSLFIMASNTKASANSLGDSLKTEITSSGLRITEITIGSGDEAASGKNVSVNYRGTLENGKEFDSSYGRAPFTFPLGAGRVIKGWDEGVAGMKVGGKRELTIPPSLGYGERGAGGVIPPNATLIFEVELLDVQ, from the coding sequence GTGAAAGAGATCTTCATTAGTTTCTCAATTTTCTTGGCTTGCGTAATTGTTGCAGTTACAAGCCAAATCATTTCGCCATCAATTGTCACAGCAGAAACTAACTTTACTTCAGCTTTGAACACTGAAGCAGGTTCACTAAAAACAGAACCTGCCATCCAAAATCCAATGGAATTAGACCCAGACGATCCCAATCCCTCTCTTTTTATAATGGCAAGTAACACAAAAGCATCAGCTAATTCTCTGGGAGATTCTCTTAAAACAGAGATCACTTCCTCAGGCCTTAGAATTACAGAAATCACCATTGGCTCTGGAGATGAAGCCGCATCAGGTAAAAACGTCTCAGTAAACTACAGAGGAACTCTGGAAAACGGCAAAGAATTTGATAGTAGTTACGGAAGAGCTCCTTTTACTTTTCCTCTTGGCGCTGGAAGGGTAATCAAAGGGTGGGATGAAGGTGTTGCCGGGATGAAAGTAGGAGGGAAGAGAGAATTAACTATTCCACCTTCACTAGGCTATGGAGAGAGAGGCGCAGGGGGAGTAATTCCTCCAAATGCGACTTTAATTTTTGAAGTTGAGTTGTTAGATGTTCAATAG
- the mnmA gene encoding tRNA 2-thiouridine(34) synthase MnmA — protein MPKSQTATIGGEEVLKKLKGVEGDHSIAVGLSGGVDSSLTAALLVEAGWNVEGITLWLMSGKGSCCTDGLVDAAGICEQLGIPHHVIDARETFQREIIESLVKGYQEGMTPSPCSKCNRFVKFSPILEWAEQNLGLKRIATGHYARIKHLQEPIKISSAKENQIRRHQLLRGLDQNKDQSYFLYDLSQEILEKVIFPLGELKKADTRKEASRIELRTAEKPESQDLCLAEHHGSMKAFLDEYISPRNGEILLSNGQLLGQHDGIEHFTIGQRKGLGIAWKEPLHVIEIQSSTNRVIVAPRSEASRDNCTVGSINWVSIEPPSKKTIVEVQLRYRSKPVLATLTPIKPLKKDIENDRPYRCNLQFQSEQFSITPGQAAVFYEGEILLGGGIIEGN, from the coding sequence ATACCCAAGAGTCAAACGGCAACAATTGGAGGGGAAGAGGTTTTAAAAAAACTAAAGGGCGTAGAAGGAGATCATTCTATTGCTGTAGGGCTTTCAGGTGGAGTCGATAGCTCGTTAACTGCTGCTCTACTTGTAGAGGCAGGCTGGAACGTTGAAGGAATAACTCTTTGGCTAATGAGCGGCAAAGGGTCTTGCTGTACAGATGGTCTAGTGGATGCTGCGGGTATATGCGAACAACTAGGAATACCTCATCATGTAATAGATGCTAGAGAAACATTTCAAAGAGAGATTATTGAATCACTCGTTAAGGGATATCAGGAAGGTATGACTCCATCACCCTGTTCAAAATGCAATAGATTTGTAAAGTTTTCTCCAATACTGGAATGGGCGGAGCAAAATCTTGGCCTAAAACGTATTGCTACCGGTCATTATGCCCGAATAAAGCATTTGCAAGAACCAATAAAAATTTCTTCTGCTAAAGAAAATCAAATAAGAAGACATCAACTATTGAGAGGTCTTGATCAAAATAAAGATCAAAGCTATTTCCTTTATGATTTGTCGCAAGAAATCTTAGAAAAAGTAATTTTTCCTCTCGGAGAGCTTAAAAAAGCAGACACAAGAAAAGAGGCCAGTCGAATTGAATTAAGGACAGCAGAAAAACCAGAGAGTCAAGACTTATGCCTAGCCGAACATCATGGATCAATGAAAGCCTTTTTAGATGAATATATATCTCCTAGAAATGGTGAAATACTTTTGTCAAATGGCCAACTTTTAGGACAGCATGATGGAATTGAACACTTCACAATTGGGCAGCGAAAAGGGCTAGGAATCGCGTGGAAAGAACCTCTCCATGTAATAGAAATTCAATCTTCTACAAATCGAGTGATAGTTGCACCTCGATCAGAAGCAAGTAGAGATAATTGCACTGTTGGATCAATTAATTGGGTATCAATAGAACCGCCTTCTAAGAAAACAATAGTAGAAGTTCAGTTGCGTTATAGAAGCAAGCCAGTATTAGCAACTTTAACTCCTATTAAGCCTTTGAAAAAAGACATTGAAAATGATCGTCCCTATCGCTGTAATCTTCAGTTTCAATCAGAACAATTTTCTATAACACCTGGTCAAGCAGCAGTCTTTTACGAAGGGGAAATTCTTCTGGGTGGAGGGATCATTGAAGGAAACTAA
- the pdhA gene encoding pyruvate dehydrogenase (acetyl-transferring) E1 component subunit alpha, with amino-acid sequence MMQSTNVTNQETTNNISLRSAHAERVSKLSTQEPAQVNRETGLKIFRDMTLGRRFEDKCAEMYYRGKMFGFVHLYNGQEAVSSGVICAMQQKHDWFCSTYRDHVHALSAGVPAREVMSELFGKESGCSKGRGGSMHLFSKEHHLLGGYAFIGEGIPVALGSAFTSRYKKEVFNEKGSNSVTAAFFGDGTCNNGQFYECLNMAQLWKLPILFVVENNKWAIGMAHDRATSDPEIWRKANAFGMKGEEVDGMDVLAVRGAAQRAIERARAGEGPTLLECLTYRFRGHSLADPDELRSAEEKDFWASRDPLKLLEKNLTEKDLVSSKELRAIEKEIDQEVADAVEFAIGSADPKPEELTKYIWAEDI; translated from the coding sequence ATGATGCAATCAACCAACGTGACCAATCAAGAAACAACCAATAATATTTCTTTAAGAAGTGCACACGCAGAGCGAGTTAGCAAACTCTCTACTCAAGAGCCTGCTCAAGTGAATCGCGAAACAGGATTGAAAATTTTTAGAGATATGACCTTAGGAAGAAGGTTTGAAGATAAATGTGCAGAAATGTATTACAGAGGCAAAATGTTTGGGTTTGTCCATCTCTACAACGGTCAAGAGGCTGTCAGCTCTGGTGTAATTTGTGCAATGCAACAAAAACATGACTGGTTCTGTAGCACCTATCGAGACCATGTTCATGCTCTAAGTGCCGGAGTCCCCGCGAGAGAGGTTATGAGCGAATTGTTTGGCAAAGAATCAGGTTGCAGTAAGGGGAGAGGAGGTTCCATGCACCTTTTTTCTAAAGAACACCATTTATTGGGAGGATATGCCTTTATTGGAGAAGGCATTCCAGTAGCCCTTGGGTCAGCCTTCACCAGTCGATATAAAAAAGAGGTTTTTAATGAAAAAGGTAGCAATTCTGTTACAGCAGCGTTTTTTGGTGACGGTACATGCAATAACGGTCAATTTTATGAGTGTTTAAACATGGCCCAACTATGGAAGTTGCCAATACTTTTTGTTGTTGAAAACAACAAATGGGCTATTGGGATGGCTCATGATCGAGCAACTAGTGATCCTGAAATTTGGAGGAAAGCAAATGCATTTGGTATGAAAGGAGAAGAAGTTGACGGGATGGATGTTCTTGCCGTGCGTGGGGCCGCTCAAAGAGCAATAGAAAGGGCTCGCGCAGGAGAAGGGCCAACTTTGCTCGAATGCCTAACCTATCGATTTAGAGGCCATTCACTGGCAGATCCCGATGAACTTAGATCAGCAGAAGAAAAAGACTTTTGGGCCAGTAGAGACCCTTTAAAGCTTCTTGAAAAAAATCTTACTGAAAAGGATTTAGTTTCTAGTAAGGAACTAAGAGCTATAGAAAAAGAAATTGATCAGGAAGTTGCAGATGCGGTTGAATTTGCAATTGGATCAGCTGATCCAAAACCCGAAGAACTCACAAAATATATATGGGCAGAAGATATTTAA
- a CDS encoding RpoD/SigA family RNA polymerase sigma factor translates to MVSSAPKPAESQKRRSTDPISWYLATIGRVPLLTPAEEIELGNQVQVMMNLTEDGMVNEKTKKFTSHERRSIRIGRRAKERMMKANLRLVVSVAKKYQGKGLELLDLVQEGSLGLERAVEKFDPTRGYKFSTYAFWWIRQSMTRAIACQSRTIRLPVHLSERLATIRKVSLDLAHKLGAMPNRLEIAEEMDIEVEELDSILRQALTTSSLDAPVNGDDGRSFLGDLIADSSVEEPLDKVEQSIHQEQLGRWLTHLSEQEQHVLKLRFGLEGNDRHTLAEIGRLLEVSRERVRQVELKSLRKLRNLTRKLPSGI, encoded by the coding sequence ATGGTTTCATCAGCACCCAAGCCTGCTGAATCGCAGAAACGACGCAGCACAGATCCAATTAGTTGGTATTTAGCAACTATTGGAAGAGTTCCTTTATTAACTCCAGCAGAGGAAATTGAATTAGGGAATCAAGTTCAAGTAATGATGAATTTGACCGAAGATGGAATGGTTAATGAGAAAACAAAGAAATTTACATCCCATGAAAGACGATCTATACGAATAGGAAGAAGGGCTAAAGAACGCATGATGAAAGCTAACTTGCGTCTTGTTGTGAGTGTTGCCAAAAAATATCAAGGTAAAGGCTTGGAACTTTTAGATCTTGTTCAAGAAGGTTCACTTGGATTAGAACGTGCTGTTGAAAAGTTTGATCCAACTAGAGGGTATAAATTTTCTACATATGCTTTCTGGTGGATAAGGCAAAGTATGACTAGAGCGATTGCATGTCAGTCCCGTACAATTCGGTTACCCGTTCATTTGAGCGAAAGGCTTGCAACAATTAGAAAAGTAAGCCTAGATTTGGCGCATAAATTAGGGGCAATGCCAAATCGTCTTGAGATTGCTGAAGAAATGGATATAGAAGTGGAAGAGCTTGATTCCATATTGCGTCAAGCATTGACGACTAGTAGTCTCGATGCGCCTGTTAATGGAGATGATGGAAGAAGTTTCCTAGGAGATTTGATTGCTGATAGTTCAGTAGAAGAACCTTTGGATAAGGTTGAGCAAAGTATTCATCAGGAGCAACTTGGAAGATGGTTAACTCATTTAAGCGAGCAAGAACAGCATGTACTTAAATTAAGGTTTGGCCTCGAAGGTAACGACAGGCATACACTTGCTGAAATAGGACGTTTGCTTGAAGTTTCTAGGGAACGTGTAAGACAAGTTGAATTAAAGTCCTTAAGAAAATTAAGGAATCTAACTAGAAAGTTGCCTAGTGGTATTTAA
- a CDS encoding ARC6/PARC6 family protein: MELPIDHFRLLGVSPSSDTEEVLRFFHLRLDRAPQDGFTPEVIAQRAELLRRSADLLCNKQLRENYETALLGGASGLEFSSNREVAGLILLWEADISYEAFKLARKALRPPQAPALGSGRESDLTLLAALACRDAALHEQEQRHYSSSAELLEEGIQLLQRMGKLPENRQNLEKELEALLPYRILDLLSRDLSDQNSHQEGLNLLDSFVLKRGGLEGKKLSRLGDELNQSDFEIFFQQIRKFLTVQEQIDLYSHWYKNGSPDAGFLCAISLVASGFYRRKPAQLQKAKRRINKLNLQGGFDSMPLLGCIDLLLADVQQAEECFRNSPDQGLKEWLDKYPGERLAALCDYSRNWLLRDVLPGFRDIDVDSVDLEAWFADRDVQDYVDKIEKRGALGIARAGLSLISGMSPEKYQSNESLDSKQSESNFDSVADDLDDSPLNDVLLRKENVRRFTFAQNLFENYKYIISSLLRPDLNFSMIKLALKSNRLFLGTFVFILLFVSGGLISLVSMRTLVPDSTVLGTSKIKNDSSEKIIDDEVSSEGKQSQDLKVPLTFSPLTASKPSEEQILRLIKVWLQSKADILLGKESNALNKVAREPLVKIVNQQRLKDISLKEKQIITTKVESLEIEDQTSKRIAVKARISYRDQRVKESGDVVSETSIPSLTVKYILGRKKGQWKLLDFYSGN; encoded by the coding sequence TTGGAACTACCGATCGATCATTTTCGTTTACTTGGAGTAAGTCCTTCTTCTGACACTGAGGAAGTACTTAGATTCTTCCATTTGCGCTTAGATCGCGCTCCTCAAGATGGATTTACTCCTGAAGTAATAGCGCAACGAGCGGAACTATTACGCCGTTCTGCCGACTTGCTTTGCAACAAACAGTTGCGAGAAAATTATGAAACAGCCCTTTTAGGAGGTGCTTCAGGCCTTGAATTTTCATCTAATAGAGAAGTTGCAGGCTTAATACTTTTATGGGAAGCAGATATTTCTTATGAGGCATTTAAGTTAGCTCGTAAAGCACTCCGCCCTCCCCAGGCTCCTGCTCTTGGTAGTGGAAGAGAGTCCGATTTAACTCTTTTGGCAGCTTTAGCTTGTAGAGATGCTGCTTTACATGAGCAGGAACAGAGGCATTATTCATCTTCTGCAGAGCTTTTAGAAGAAGGCATCCAGTTACTTCAGAGGATGGGTAAACTCCCGGAGAACAGACAGAATCTGGAAAAAGAACTTGAAGCATTACTTCCGTATAGAATCCTAGACTTACTTAGTAGAGATTTATCTGATCAAAACTCTCATCAAGAAGGACTTAATTTGCTTGATAGTTTTGTTTTGAAAAGAGGAGGACTAGAAGGAAAGAAATTAAGTCGTTTGGGAGATGAGTTGAATCAATCTGATTTTGAGATCTTTTTTCAACAGATTAGGAAATTTTTAACAGTTCAAGAACAGATAGACCTTTATTCACATTGGTATAAAAATGGATCTCCTGATGCAGGATTTCTCTGTGCTATTTCATTAGTTGCATCTGGCTTCTATAGGCGTAAACCAGCACAATTGCAAAAAGCGAAGAGGCGAATTAATAAGCTTAATCTGCAAGGAGGTTTTGATTCAATGCCTCTTCTTGGTTGCATAGATCTTTTACTTGCAGATGTTCAGCAAGCTGAAGAGTGTTTTAGAAATAGTCCTGATCAGGGGCTAAAAGAATGGTTAGATAAATATCCTGGAGAAAGGCTGGCGGCCTTATGCGATTACTCTAGAAATTGGCTGTTGAGGGATGTATTGCCTGGATTTAGAGACATTGATGTTGATTCAGTAGATTTAGAAGCCTGGTTTGCTGATAGAGATGTTCAAGATTATGTAGATAAAATTGAAAAGAGAGGTGCGTTAGGTATAGCTCGGGCTGGACTATCATTGATCTCTGGAATGTCTCCAGAAAAATACCAGTCAAATGAATCTTTGGATTCAAAACAATCTGAATCTAATTTTGATTCTGTTGCAGACGATTTGGATGATTCGCCTTTAAATGATGTCCTTTTGAGAAAAGAAAATGTAAGAAGATTTACCTTTGCCCAGAACCTTTTTGAAAATTATAAATACATAATTTCATCTTTATTAAGACCAGATCTGAATTTTTCGATGATCAAACTTGCTCTTAAGAGCAACCGTTTATTTTTAGGAACGTTTGTTTTTATTTTGTTATTTGTTTCTGGTGGCTTAATAAGTTTGGTTTCCATGAGAACCCTAGTACCAGATAGCACTGTTTTGGGCACATCAAAGATTAAGAATGATTCTTCCGAAAAGATTATTGATGATGAAGTTAGCTCTGAGGGAAAACAATCTCAAGATTTAAAAGTTCCACTTACTTTCTCTCCTTTAACTGCATCAAAGCCTTCTGAAGAGCAAATCCTTAGGCTAATAAAAGTTTGGTTGCAATCTAAGGCAGATATACTTTTAGGCAAGGAAAGTAATGCTTTGAATAAGGTTGCTAGAGAACCATTAGTTAAAATAGTCAATCAACAAAGATTAAAAGATATATCTTTAAAAGAGAAACAGATTATTACGACTAAGGTGGAATCTTTAGAAATAGAAGATCAAACAAGTAAGAGGATTGCAGTAAAGGCAAGAATTTCATATAGGGATCAAAGGGTCAAAGAGTCTGGAGATGTAGTATCTGAAACAAGTATTCCATCTCTAACAGTAAAATATATTTTAGGAAGAAAAAAGGGGCAATGGAAGCTGCTTGATTTCTATAGTGGTAACTAG
- the sodN gene encoding superoxide dismutase, Ni, with protein MLRLAISSLLKRLPAQKALAHCDGPCGVYDPASARISAEAVLSMTKKLLALTPPEGKDSSEWATYNNTFSRFVAVKEEQAQETKKELLILWTDYFKPEHLASFPDLHDTFWKAAKLCSACKVNIDQSKTEELMAAVEKVHHMFWKSKGRSDSWTTAS; from the coding sequence ATGCTGCGTTTGGCGATCTCATCACTTCTAAAAAGGCTTCCGGCCCAGAAAGCTCTTGCTCATTGTGATGGACCTTGTGGAGTTTACGATCCTGCATCAGCTCGTATTTCAGCTGAAGCTGTATTGTCTATGACCAAAAAGCTCTTAGCTTTAACCCCTCCAGAAGGAAAAGATTCATCTGAATGGGCTACATATAACAATACTTTTTCCAGATTTGTTGCTGTAAAAGAAGAACAAGCTCAGGAAACAAAAAAAGAGCTCCTAATCCTTTGGACAGATTATTTTAAACCAGAGCATTTAGCTAGTTTCCCTGACCTTCATGACACTTTCTGGAAAGCCGCAAAACTTTGCAGCGCATGCAAAGTAAACATTGACCAATCAAAAACTGAGGAGTTAATGGCTGCTGTAGAGAAAGTACACCATATGTTTTGGAAATCCAAAGGTCGTTCAGATTCTTGGACTACAGCAAGCTAA
- the sodX gene encoding nickel-type superoxide dismutase maturation protease: MSLFLLLIGFRRHCRVVGNSMLPTLKNGDLIIYKPYKYRKDKIIQGSLVVVQHPIHKETLIIKRVSKISSSHIEILGDNKKESIDSRQFGQINKLQVLGIVEKIIAK, translated from the coding sequence ATATCTTTATTCCTTTTATTAATTGGTTTTCGGCGGCATTGTCGTGTTGTCGGAAATTCAATGTTGCCTACATTGAAAAATGGCGATCTAATAATCTACAAGCCTTATAAATATAGAAAAGATAAAATCATTCAAGGTTCTTTAGTAGTTGTCCAGCATCCTATTCACAAAGAAACATTAATTATTAAAAGAGTTTCAAAGATAAGCTCTTCACATATAGAGATCCTCGGTGACAACAAGAAAGAAAGTATAGATAGCCGTCAATTTGGACAAATTAATAAACTACAAGTCCTAGGAATTGTTGAGAAAATAATTGCTAAATAA